The Emcibacter nanhaiensis genome has a window encoding:
- the mutL gene encoding DNA mismatch repair endonuclease MutL gives MKIRRLSESTINRIAAGEVIERPASAVKELVENALDAGARNIEVVMARGGRELISVTDDGCGMDREELELAVERHATSKLREDDLTHITTMGFRGEALPSIASVARFSMSSRPQGSDEGWRLEIEGGKKASLQPAAQGSGTRVEVRDLFFATPARLKFLKAERTEFSHALDVVKRLAMAHPEVAFSLSDGERKSFQVSAAQGELLDSRLRRLSAILGHEFADNSLSIEVEREGIRLSGFAGLPTFNRGNAQHQYLFVNGRPVKDKLLTGAVRGAYMDYLARDRHPVLALFLEVPPELVDVNVHPAKAEVRFQDSGLIRGLIVGSLRRALEGAGHRSSTTVADQALGAMWPELSEPSLRPHSGQLQGNYSRYRSTPSTPSGFADRAADFQRPLETGRQLGLGEQEEQPFAPPMGRYEADQVPPPHAPDLTKYPLGAARGQLHETYIIAQTETGIVLVDQHAAHERLVYERMKKNMDTTGVPRQTLLLPEVVELDQGAAERLAARAEELADLGLVLEPFGDGAVVVREAPALLGDTDIKGLVRDLADELAELDQALSLKERLEEVCSTMACHGSVRAGRRLTTEEMNALLREMEATPHSGQCNHGRPTYVELKLSDVERLFGRR, from the coding sequence GTGAAAATCCGCCGCCTGTCCGAAAGTACCATCAATCGCATTGCCGCCGGTGAGGTTATCGAACGCCCGGCCAGCGCCGTCAAGGAACTGGTGGAAAACGCGCTCGATGCCGGGGCCCGCAACATCGAGGTGGTCATGGCCCGGGGCGGGCGCGAGCTGATTTCCGTCACCGATGACGGCTGCGGCATGGACCGGGAGGAACTGGAGCTGGCGGTGGAACGCCACGCCACCAGCAAACTTCGGGAAGACGACCTGACCCACATCACCACCATGGGTTTTCGCGGCGAGGCCCTGCCGTCCATTGCGTCGGTGGCCCGCTTTTCCATGTCGAGCAGGCCACAAGGCAGCGACGAGGGCTGGCGACTCGAAATTGAAGGCGGCAAAAAAGCCAGCCTGCAGCCGGCGGCGCAGGGGTCCGGCACCCGGGTGGAGGTGCGCGATCTGTTTTTTGCCACCCCGGCCCGGCTCAAGTTCCTGAAAGCCGAACGCACCGAATTCTCCCATGCGCTGGATGTGGTGAAACGGCTGGCCATGGCCCATCCCGAGGTGGCCTTCTCCCTCAGCGACGGCGAGCGGAAAAGCTTCCAGGTGTCGGCCGCCCAGGGCGAGCTGCTGGACAGCCGCCTGCGCCGCCTGTCGGCCATCCTGGGCCACGAGTTTGCCGACAATTCGCTGTCCATCGAAGTGGAACGTGAAGGCATCCGGCTCAGCGGTTTTGCCGGCCTGCCCACCTTCAATCGCGGTAACGCCCAGCACCAGTATCTGTTCGTCAACGGCCGGCCGGTCAAGGACAAGCTGCTGACCGGGGCGGTGCGCGGCGCCTATATGGATTATCTCGCCCGTGACCGTCATCCGGTGCTGGCCCTGTTCCTCGAGGTGCCGCCGGAACTGGTCGATGTCAATGTGCACCCGGCCAAGGCCGAAGTACGGTTTCAGGACAGCGGCCTGATCCGTGGCCTGATTGTCGGCAGTTTGCGCCGGGCACTGGAAGGGGCCGGTCACCGCTCCTCCACCACTGTCGCCGACCAGGCGCTGGGGGCGATGTGGCCGGAACTGTCAGAACCATCGCTCCGCCCTCATAGCGGTCAGCTTCAGGGCAACTACAGCCGGTATCGGTCAACGCCGTCCACTCCGTCCGGTTTTGCCGACCGGGCGGCGGACTTTCAGCGGCCGCTGGAAACGGGCAGGCAATTGGGCCTCGGCGAGCAGGAAGAGCAACCCTTTGCCCCGCCCATGGGCCGGTATGAAGCTGATCAGGTTCCACCCCCTCATGCGCCGGACCTGACCAAATATCCGCTTGGCGCCGCCCGGGGCCAGTTGCACGAAACCTATATCATCGCCCAGACTGAAACGGGCATCGTTCTGGTCGATCAGCATGCGGCCCACGAACGGCTGGTTTACGAGCGCATGAAAAAGAATATGGACACGACCGGGGTGCCGCGCCAGACCCTGCTGCTGCCGGAGGTGGTGGAACTGGACCAGGGTGCGGCGGAACGGCTGGCGGCCCGGGCCGAGGAACTGGCTGATCTTGGCCTGGTGCTGGAACCCTTCGGCGATGGGGCGGTAGTCGTGCGGGAAGCGCCGGCGCTGCTCGGCGACACCGATATCAAGGGACTGGTGCGCGACCTGGCCGATGAACTGGCGGAACTGGACCAAGCCCTGTCGCTCAAGGAACGGCTGGAGGAGGTCTGCTCCACCATGGCCTGTCACGGCAGCGTGCGGGCCGGGCGCCGGCTCACCACCGAGGAAATGAATGCCCTGCTCAGGGAAATGGAAGCCACCCCTCATTCCGGCCAGTGCAATCACGGCCGTCCCACCTATGTGGAGCTGAAACTGTCCGATGTGGAACGGCTGTTCGGCCGCCGCTAG
- the rsmD gene encoding 16S rRNA (guanine(966)-N(2))-methyltransferase RsmD, with the protein MRLIAGKYKGRRLQAPSGKHIRPTTDRMRETLFNLLQNSIGLEFDGLEVLDAFAGTGALGLEALSRGAAHVTFADKDRRSLLLVKENIALLKAEEQCRCLGMDAIRLPVPDHPYGLVFLDPPYHKNLIWPTIDNLLTKDALADGCVLVTECAGDEQPDLPEGFEELMSRTYGDSKITVLKFIK; encoded by the coding sequence ATGAGGCTGATTGCCGGAAAATACAAGGGCCGCCGTCTGCAGGCCCCGTCCGGCAAGCATATCCGGCCGACCACCGACCGGATGCGGGAAACCCTGTTTAACCTGCTGCAGAACAGTATCGGGCTGGAGTTTGACGGCCTCGAGGTGCTGGACGCCTTTGCCGGCACCGGCGCGCTCGGGCTGGAGGCCCTGTCCCGGGGTGCGGCTCACGTCACCTTTGCCGACAAGGATCGCCGCTCACTCCTGCTGGTGAAGGAAAATATCGCCCTGCTCAAGGCCGAAGAGCAGTGCCGTTGCCTCGGCATGGACGCCATCCGCCTGCCCGTGCCGGACCATCCCTATGGCCTGGTGTTCCTGGATCCGCCCTATCATAAAAACCTGATTTGGCCGACTATCGATAATCTGCTGACCAAAGACGCCCTCGCCGACGGCTGTGTCCTGGTCACCGAATGTGCCGGAGATGAACAGCCGGACCTCCCGGAAGGTTTCGAAGAGCTTATGTCCCGCACTTATGGCGACAGCAAGATCACCGTCCTCAAATTCATTAAATAG
- a CDS encoding pseudouridine synthase has product MTEEKDNNPKGERIAKLLARAGVGSRRAVERMIEAGMVKQHGKVITTPATLITSTEGITVDGMKVKAPEPARLWIYHKPPGRVTSYHDPEGRPTIFEALPAHMPRVISVGRLDLNTEGLILLTNDGELSRWMELPDTGWLRTYKVRAHGRPSKRKVEEIREGVTIDGVVYREVELDLGEQEKSNLWLTVGIREGKNREVRKLLEYAGLQVTRLIRLSYGPFELGKLERGAVVEVERDALHQLCRPFFEARGIKVAEPEAPKPRAKPKAGWAKPKAKPAGKANPRRERKQRLGKADDKPERSKGRSDSRNSDRRGGGRAASRSTSTRSPRRS; this is encoded by the coding sequence ATGACCGAAGAAAAAGACAATAACCCGAAAGGGGAACGCATCGCCAAGTTGCTGGCCCGGGCCGGTGTGGGATCACGCCGGGCCGTGGAGCGCATGATCGAGGCCGGCATGGTCAAACAGCACGGCAAGGTCATCACCACCCCCGCCACCCTGATCACCTCCACCGAAGGCATCACGGTCGACGGCATGAAGGTCAAGGCACCGGAACCGGCCCGACTGTGGATCTATCACAAGCCGCCAGGACGGGTGACCAGCTATCACGACCCCGAGGGACGGCCGACCATCTTCGAGGCCCTGCCCGCCCATATGCCGCGGGTGATTTCCGTCGGCCGGCTCGACCTCAATACCGAAGGCCTGATCCTGCTTACCAATGATGGCGAACTGAGCCGCTGGATGGAGCTGCCGGACACCGGCTGGCTCAGGACCTACAAGGTCCGCGCCCACGGTCGCCCGTCGAAAAGGAAGGTTGAGGAAATCCGCGAAGGCGTCACCATCGACGGCGTGGTCTACCGGGAAGTGGAGCTGGACCTCGGCGAACAGGAAAAGTCCAACCTCTGGCTCACCGTCGGCATCCGCGAGGGCAAGAACCGGGAAGTGCGCAAGCTGCTGGAATATGCCGGCCTTCAGGTCACCCGTTTGATCCGGCTCAGCTACGGCCCGTTTGAGCTCGGCAAGCTGGAACGCGGCGCCGTGGTGGAAGTGGAGCGTGACGCCCTGCACCAGTTGTGCCGCCCGTTCTTCGAAGCCCGCGGCATCAAGGTGGCGGAGCCGGAGGCGCCGAAGCCCAGAGCGAAACCGAAAGCGGGCTGGGCCAAACCCAAGGCGAAACCGGCCGGCAAGGCCAACCCGCGCCGGGAGCGCAAGCAACGTCTCGGCAAGGCGGACGACAAACCGGAGCGCAGCAAGGGCCGCAGCGATAGTCGAAACAGCGATCGCAGGGGCGGCGGCAGAGCCGCCAGCCGCTCCACCTCAACCAGGTCCCCCCGCCGGTCATGA
- a CDS encoding nucleoside deaminase, protein MKPHSAPMMLSPHMKRALELAAEAADQGEVPVGAVIVHGPTDRVLAEAHNRVLLDKDPSAHAELLAIRQACKVLDSERLIDCDLYVTLEPCPMCAQAISFARIRRLYYGASDPKGGGVEHGPRIFSSSSCHHKPEIYGGPGGEQAGELLREFFRGRR, encoded by the coding sequence ATGAAACCGCACTCTGCCCCCATGATGTTGTCACCCCATATGAAACGGGCGCTGGAGCTTGCCGCCGAAGCCGCCGATCAGGGCGAAGTTCCGGTCGGGGCGGTGATCGTGCACGGTCCCACCGACCGGGTGCTGGCGGAAGCCCATAACCGGGTGCTGCTGGACAAGGACCCGTCCGCCCATGCAGAGCTGCTGGCCATCCGCCAGGCCTGCAAGGTGCTGGACAGCGAACGGTTGATCGACTGCGACCTTTACGTGACGCTGGAACCCTGTCCCATGTGCGCCCAGGCTATCAGCTTCGCCCGCATCCGCCGGCTCTATTACGGCGCCTCCGATCCCAAGGGCGGCGGCGTCGAGCATGGCCCCAGGATATTCTCTTCCTCCAGCTGCCATCACAAGCCGGAAATCTATGGCGGCCCCGGCGGCGAACAGGCCGGGGAGTTGCTCCGGGAATTTTTCCGCGGCCGTCGTTAG
- a CDS encoding mechanosensitive ion channel family protein, with translation MEELKTKGQDLLQNILVWLQDVVLTYDSLFQLGAVFILLLLSSGIVFWLKPAMKKLFGERQTFRKLEVLYINPMYLPVIWLILLEMADTVMQLQEFPTGIMRIAISLLSAWIVIRLATNLIKTREIARLVRVLVWVLVALNVVGWLDPGMELLDKARFKIGEYEVSVLGMITGVLTLLVLVWVGNLLAGLMESWLKKVPTVTPSARVLLSKLSRIVLVVVAFLIALSSVGIDLTAFAVLGGAIGVGVGFGLQKVVSNFISGVILLLDRSIKPGDVIEVSGTYGRIDKLAARYTSVIARDGREFLVPNEDMITQPVINWTYTNKEVRRHLPVGISYGSDVDRAIEILIEAADETPRVLATPAPRVLIKGFGDSSIDLELRAWIADSEQGVSNVASEVYYLIWKKFQEDDSVEMPFPQRDVHIVSDVRMKEIEGPAES, from the coding sequence ATGGAAGAATTAAAAACAAAGGGGCAGGACCTCCTGCAGAATATTCTCGTCTGGCTACAGGATGTGGTTCTTACCTATGACAGCCTGTTCCAGCTTGGCGCCGTCTTTATTCTCCTGCTGCTCAGTTCCGGCATCGTCTTCTGGCTCAAGCCGGCGATGAAAAAACTGTTCGGCGAGCGCCAGACCTTCCGCAAGCTCGAAGTTCTTTACATCAATCCCATGTATCTGCCGGTGATCTGGCTGATCCTGCTGGAAATGGCCGATACCGTCATGCAGCTGCAAGAATTTCCCACCGGCATTATGCGGATTGCCATCAGCCTGCTCTCGGCCTGGATCGTCATCCGGCTGGCGACCAACCTGATCAAGACCCGGGAAATCGCCCGCCTGGTGCGGGTGCTGGTCTGGGTCCTGGTGGCCCTCAATGTGGTCGGCTGGCTCGACCCGGGGATGGAGCTTCTGGACAAGGCCCGGTTCAAGATCGGCGAATATGAGGTCAGTGTGCTCGGCATGATCACCGGGGTGCTGACCCTGCTGGTACTGGTCTGGGTCGGTAACCTGCTGGCCGGCCTGATGGAAAGCTGGCTCAAGAAAGTGCCGACGGTGACGCCGTCGGCGCGGGTGTTGCTGAGCAAACTGTCGCGTATCGTGCTGGTGGTGGTGGCCTTCCTGATCGCCCTGTCCAGCGTCGGTATTGACCTCACCGCCTTTGCCGTGCTCGGCGGTGCCATCGGTGTGGGTGTCGGTTTCGGTCTGCAGAAAGTGGTTTCCAACTTCATCTCCGGCGTGATCCTGCTGCTCGACCGTTCCATCAAGCCCGGCGATGTGATCGAGGTCTCCGGTACTTACGGCCGCATCGATAAGCTGGCGGCCCGCTATACCTCGGTGATCGCCCGCGACGGCCGCGAGTTCCTGGTGCCGAACGAGGATATGATCACCCAGCCGGTGATCAACTGGACCTACACCAACAAGGAGGTGCGCCGTCATCTGCCGGTGGGGATCTCCTATGGCTCCGATGTGGACCGGGCCATCGAAATCCTGATTGAGGCGGCGGACGAGACGCCGCGGGTGCTTGCAACTCCGGCCCCGCGGGTGCTGATCAAGGGCTTCGGCGACAGTTCCATCGATCTCGAGCTCCGGGCCTGGATTGCCGACAGTGAACAGGGGGTCAGCAATGTGGCGAGCGAGGTCTATTACCTGATCTGGAAAAAGTTTCAGGAGGACGACAGCGTTGAAATGCCGTTCCCGCAACGGGACGTGCATATAGTGTCCGACGTGCGGATGAAGGAAATCGAGGGACCGGCGGAGAGCTGA
- a CDS encoding energy transducer TonB encodes MRRYILILFLIIQVIPVLAYAVDRDKEQEFLEALSEYNKAWETSRDKEAYDHAKRAYILSQELYDEGSKQQFYATKNFAMARGRLGDREALGSFYEALGDAQGLFEENSPEMLDVYVGLGKSSLSVFDLKKARKYLGKAEDVFKKYFPKNLAVEAEILTATSSIDIFRRKYRSAGKKYERLLDIHLQLYGDEHLVTALFYQKIAGFYDSRGKIHEALEFRQKAHSILMAKLPEDSAEIRASHIGLLASYDGLRNEKEALKHCLEISRLSDDITETQMLPVLAVAPKKDFHLPASKAEVSVVIEFTAGADCRVHDARIAEGNRAFGKAAVKAVEKMRFPPRLVDGKPVSTPGLRHEMTFTRVN; translated from the coding sequence ATGCGGCGTTATATTCTAATTTTATTTCTGATTATACAGGTCATCCCAGTTCTCGCCTATGCGGTCGACCGGGATAAAGAACAGGAATTTCTGGAAGCGTTGTCAGAATACAATAAAGCATGGGAGACATCTCGGGATAAGGAAGCCTACGATCATGCAAAACGTGCCTATATATTGAGTCAAGAGCTCTATGATGAAGGCAGTAAACAGCAATTTTATGCGACAAAAAACTTTGCTATGGCCAGGGGGCGTCTTGGCGATAGAGAGGCCTTGGGATCATTTTACGAGGCTCTGGGTGATGCACAGGGACTCTTTGAAGAGAATTCTCCCGAGATGTTAGATGTATATGTCGGGTTGGGGAAAAGTAGTCTTTCCGTATTTGATCTCAAAAAAGCGAGAAAATATCTGGGAAAAGCTGAGGACGTATTTAAGAAATATTTCCCCAAGAATCTGGCCGTAGAAGCAGAAATTTTGACGGCTACTTCTTCAATTGACATTTTTCGTAGAAAATATCGCTCAGCTGGAAAGAAATATGAACGACTGCTTGATATTCATCTCCAGTTATATGGGGACGAGCATCTGGTAACAGCTCTTTTTTATCAGAAGATTGCCGGTTTTTATGATAGCAGGGGAAAAATACACGAAGCACTGGAGTTTCGTCAAAAGGCGCATTCGATATTGATGGCGAAGTTGCCTGAGGATAGTGCTGAAATCCGGGCAAGCCATATCGGGCTTCTTGCCTCTTACGATGGTCTTAGAAATGAAAAAGAGGCATTGAAACATTGTCTGGAAATTTCCCGATTAAGCGACGATATCACTGAAACACAGATGCTCCCGGTCCTTGCAGTGGCACCAAAGAAAGACTTCCACCTTCCTGCAAGTAAGGCCGAGGTTAGTGTCGTTATTGAGTTTACTGCCGGGGCCGATTGCAGGGTTCACGACGCCAGAATTGCTGAAGGGAACAGGGCCTTTGGCAAAGCAGCCGTAAAAGCGGTGGAAAAAATGCGGTTTCCTCCGCGACTGGTAGATGGAAAGCCTGTTTCAACACCGGGTCTACGGCATGAAATGACTTTCACACGGGTGAATTAG
- a CDS encoding TonB family protein, which produces MKTFLKALMVIVSLSSTGHAGSTEKDGKAEFIEALKGFKKAWAAEDREAAFDFAERAYDLSQELYGEGTKYQYFATKQFAMAQDRHGHRDEAIKFYLEALEDGEQIYDVNGPELFDIYFALSALYSSSHEHASAEKYLSRAEKVYEESFPDDLLVKADILNLRAKAYFYEGKAKAAEKNYLQVHDIYEKEYGKDHPQTYMPYFFLAKIHMARKDYDKARELLEPANEVFRKTLPPRNTVLMASHAFLVEIYEKLEQPDKATEHCVAIAEAKPNDTVDSYKPIFRGVPAYPVNMARSGREGYVILEFTIDEAGMVKDIRVLEGAKGFKKAAVESAKRWRFAPAIKDGKPVATHIVNHKITFELVR; this is translated from the coding sequence ATGAAAACTTTTTTAAAAGCGTTGATGGTAATAGTTAGTTTATCTTCTACAGGCCATGCAGGGTCTACGGAGAAAGACGGCAAGGCCGAGTTTATCGAGGCCTTGAAGGGATTTAAAAAAGCCTGGGCCGCGGAAGACAGGGAAGCGGCGTTTGATTTTGCCGAAAGAGCTTATGACCTCAGCCAAGAACTATACGGGGAGGGGACGAAATATCAATATTTCGCCACCAAGCAATTCGCCATGGCGCAAGATCGCCATGGTCACCGGGATGAAGCCATCAAGTTTTATCTGGAAGCCCTGGAGGATGGTGAACAGATCTATGATGTGAATGGTCCGGAACTGTTTGATATCTATTTCGCTCTCTCAGCGCTTTACTCAAGTTCACATGAGCATGCTTCTGCGGAAAAATATCTCTCCCGGGCCGAAAAGGTTTACGAAGAATCCTTCCCCGATGACCTTCTGGTTAAAGCAGATATTCTGAATCTAAGGGCGAAAGCCTATTTTTATGAGGGCAAAGCCAAAGCCGCTGAAAAGAACTATCTGCAGGTTCATGATATCTATGAAAAAGAATATGGGAAGGATCACCCCCAGACCTACATGCCTTATTTCTTTCTTGCCAAGATTCATATGGCCAGGAAAGATTACGATAAAGCCCGTGAGCTCCTTGAACCGGCGAATGAGGTGTTCCGGAAGACTCTGCCGCCCCGGAATACTGTGTTGATGGCCAGCCATGCTTTTCTTGTGGAAATATACGAAAAACTGGAACAACCTGACAAAGCAACGGAGCATTGTGTCGCGATTGCAGAGGCTAAACCAAATGACACCGTGGATTCCTACAAGCCAATATTCAGAGGCGTGCCAGCGTATCCAGTAAATATGGCAAGAAGTGGTAGGGAAGGATATGTGATTCTTGAATTCACCATTGATGAAGCCGGTATGGTCAAGGACATCAGGGTGTTGGAGGGGGCAAAGGGATTTAAGAAAGCAGCTGTCGAATCAGCAAAGCGATGGCGTTTTGCTCCTGCCATAAAGGATGGCAAACCGGTTGCCACGCATATTGTAAATCACAAAATTACATTTGAATTGGTCCGCTAG
- a CDS encoding Na/Pi symporter: MTDITAAGEDQKQLWQTILQWCFVIFLVYLLICAVGMIGAGFKGATKGHAEELFEFATNPFMGLIIGVIATAMIQSSSTVTSIIVGLVAGGLPVGTAIPMVMGANIGTTITNTIVSLGHVRKKKEFRRAFAAATVHDFFNVMAVIVFLPLEIMFGFLEKIGGWLSSHLVGGENMSVKGLNFIKPATKPLINEFKDLAHMISAEAGSIILIVFGVAVIFISITWIGRLLKKLMVGRAKQIMHSAIGKGPLTGITSGAIVTVLVQSSSTTTSLMVPLAGSGVFRLKQIYPFTLGANIGTTITALLAATGVSGPTAVLALQVAMVHLCFNIAAVLLIFGLKPLRQLPMAGAMWLAKVSTERKIYAIVYLLGVFFMAPGLMVLLYRAFS; the protein is encoded by the coding sequence ATGACCGATATCACGGCGGCGGGGGAAGACCAGAAACAACTCTGGCAGACAATCTTACAATGGTGTTTCGTCATATTCCTGGTCTATCTGCTGATTTGTGCCGTTGGCATGATCGGCGCCGGCTTCAAGGGCGCCACCAAGGGCCACGCCGAAGAGCTGTTTGAATTCGCCACCAATCCCTTCATGGGCCTGATCATCGGTGTGATCGCCACCGCCATGATCCAGTCGTCCTCGACCGTCACGTCCATCATCGTCGGCCTGGTGGCCGGCGGCCTGCCGGTGGGCACCGCCATTCCCATGGTCATGGGCGCCAATATCGGCACCACCATCACCAATACCATCGTCAGTCTGGGCCATGTGCGGAAGAAAAAGGAATTTCGCCGGGCCTTCGCCGCCGCCACCGTGCATGACTTTTTCAATGTCATGGCGGTCATCGTCTTCCTGCCTTTGGAAATCATGTTCGGCTTTCTGGAAAAAATCGGCGGCTGGCTGTCCTCCCACCTGGTCGGCGGCGAGAACATGAGCGTCAAGGGCCTCAATTTCATCAAGCCGGCCACCAAGCCGCTGATCAATGAGTTCAAAGACCTCGCCCATATGATTTCCGCCGAGGCCGGCAGCATCATCCTGATTGTCTTCGGCGTGGCGGTCATCTTTATTTCCATCACCTGGATCGGCCGGTTGCTCAAAAAACTGATGGTCGGCCGGGCCAAACAGATCATGCACAGCGCCATCGGCAAGGGCCCGCTGACCGGCATCACCTCCGGCGCCATCGTCACCGTGCTGGTGCAGTCTTCCTCGACCACCACCAGCCTGATGGTACCGCTGGCCGGCAGCGGCGTGTTCCGGCTCAAGCAGATTTATCCCTTTACCCTTGGCGCCAATATCGGCACCACCATCACCGCCCTCCTCGCCGCCACCGGGGTCAGCGGGCCGACGGCGGTGCTCGCCCTGCAGGTGGCGATGGTCCATCTTTGCTTCAATATTGCCGCCGTACTGCTGATCTTCGGCCTCAAACCGCTCCGGCAGCTGCCCATGGCCGGGGCCATGTGGCTGGCCAAGGTCTCCACAGAACGCAAAATCTATGCGATAGTCTATCTGCTCGGGGTGTTTTTTATGGCCCCCGGACTTATGGTTCTTCTTTACAGGGCCTTCAGCTAG
- a CDS encoding excisionase family DNA-binding protein codes for MSNAVINLPDEKEKEVAAENSRLLARFLDREEGISIQVEDDGLQTVTLPRQAVRLLVDIMTHMAQGDAVNIVPVHKEMTTQEAADFLNVSRPFLIKLLEEGKIPFGKVGTHRRILFGHLVEYKNERDAEMKRAASELTKLSQELELDM; via the coding sequence ATGTCAAATGCGGTAATAAACTTGCCAGACGAGAAAGAAAAGGAAGTTGCAGCTGAAAATAGTCGGTTGCTAGCACGATTCCTTGACCGTGAAGAAGGAATCTCCATTCAAGTTGAGGACGATGGCCTGCAAACAGTGACGTTGCCACGCCAAGCTGTTCGCTTACTGGTAGATATTATGACTCATATGGCACAGGGGGATGCTGTAAACATTGTGCCTGTACATAAAGAAATGACAACACAGGAAGCGGCCGATTTTCTAAATGTGTCCCGTCCGTTTTTAATAAAGCTGCTAGAAGAAGGTAAAATACCTTTTGGAAAGGTTGGGACACACAGACGAATTTTATTTGGGCATCTTGTTGAATATAAAAATGAAAGAGATGCTGAGATGAAGAGAGCAGCGAGTGAATTAACAAAACTTTCCCAGGAACTCGAATTGGATATGTGA
- a CDS encoding PIN domain-containing protein, which translates to MAFTVILDACVLYPYLLRDLLIRVTQTGLYRAKWTDKINEEWIENLLQKRPELSREKLERTAELMHQAVPDSLVEDFEILMCDLKLPDENDRHVLAAALKARADMIVTYNVKDFPKDYLWDLEIEVQHPDDFLVCQIDLNQGLVLQAIREQLADLKKPSLSADEYLLALEKRELTKTAARLRELNLQQYLMLSISDSDHTIH; encoded by the coding sequence TTGGCATTTACGGTTATCTTGGACGCATGTGTGCTGTACCCCTATCTTTTACGTGATTTGTTGATACGCGTCACTCAAACTGGTTTGTACAGGGCAAAATGGACAGACAAGATTAATGAAGAGTGGATTGAAAATCTTCTTCAAAAGAGGCCAGAATTGTCTAGAGAGAAACTGGAAAGAACCGCAGAATTAATGCATCAAGCCGTTCCGGATAGTTTGGTGGAAGATTTCGAAATATTAATGTGTGATCTGAAATTGCCGGATGAAAATGACCGACATGTATTAGCGGCGGCCCTAAAAGCTAGGGCCGATATGATTGTCACATATAATGTGAAGGATTTTCCCAAGGATTATTTGTGGGACTTGGAAATCGAAGTGCAGCATCCTGATGATTTTTTAGTATGCCAAATCGACTTGAATCAGGGATTGGTGCTTCAGGCAATCAGGGAACAATTAGCAGATTTGAAAAAACCATCTTTGTCGGCGGATGAATATCTGTTAGCTCTTGAGAAAAGAGAACTGACCAAAACAGCGGCAAGATTGCGCGAATTAAATTTGCAGCAATACCTTATGCTAAGTATTTCAGATTCAGATCATACTATTCATTAA